One segment of Mycolicibacterium sp. YH-1 DNA contains the following:
- a CDS encoding ABC transporter ATP-binding protein/permease yields MDSEGFRSSVDWSHEVVNSALWVAKAFGMSALGVLIVLLLVARFTEWGRQFWRITGGYFVGRASVPVWLVSGALLLSVVIAVRVNVLLSYYANDLFSALQVAFQGSGSADEALKDSGIDAFWFSMGIFAVLATVSVCRFLIDLYLTQRFVLRWRVWLTRRVLDEWMDGHAYFRGQFAARPIDNPDQRIQQDIDIVTAGTGEPNVPAHGSGGLLLFGAVESLLSVASFGVILWHLSGPLTVLSLTIPKALFWIVIGYVLAATVIAFWIGRPLIRLSFLNEMRNATFRYAMIRLKESASAVGLYRGETVERDRLRDNLSDIAANYRQWLSRMVLFLGWNGSMSQVINPLPYIVQAQRLFDGRISFGDVMQSATAFQAIHDSLSFFRNAYDSFASYRAALIRLDGLTDAIERSGRLPRLSVQNSHEDGVLQLRNVDVRTPEGHSLIRSLDLRLHPGESLVIKGPSGSGKTVLLESLAGLWPYATGDVHFPVAADETMFLSQLPYIPLGDLRASASYPSATGAVSDAEIQRALVTVALPHLVIRVKEVKDWAKVLSVGEQQRMAFARILLNEPKVVFLDESTSAMDEGLELMLYELIRSALPDAILVSVSHRDTVEQHHEQQLQLLGDGQWRLDRLTRSI; encoded by the coding sequence ATGGACTCGGAGGGTTTCAGGTCGTCCGTCGACTGGAGTCACGAGGTCGTCAACTCGGCGCTGTGGGTGGCCAAGGCCTTCGGGATGTCCGCGCTCGGCGTGTTGATCGTGCTGCTGCTGGTGGCCAGGTTCACCGAGTGGGGCCGCCAGTTCTGGCGAATCACCGGCGGCTACTTCGTCGGGCGCGCGAGCGTTCCCGTGTGGCTGGTGTCGGGGGCACTGCTGCTGTCGGTCGTCATCGCCGTCCGCGTCAACGTGCTGCTCAGCTATTACGCCAACGACCTGTTCTCGGCGCTGCAGGTCGCATTCCAGGGCAGCGGCTCGGCGGATGAGGCGCTCAAGGACAGCGGCATCGACGCCTTCTGGTTCTCGATGGGCATATTCGCCGTGCTGGCAACGGTTTCGGTCTGCCGCTTCCTGATTGACCTGTACCTGACCCAGCGTTTCGTGCTGCGCTGGCGGGTCTGGTTGACGAGGCGCGTGCTCGACGAGTGGATGGACGGGCACGCCTACTTCCGCGGTCAATTCGCGGCGCGGCCGATCGACAATCCCGACCAGCGCATCCAGCAGGACATCGACATCGTCACCGCAGGAACCGGTGAACCGAACGTGCCTGCGCACGGTTCCGGAGGCCTACTGCTCTTCGGCGCGGTCGAGTCGCTGCTCAGCGTCGCCTCGTTCGGCGTGATCCTGTGGCATCTGTCCGGGCCGCTGACGGTGCTGAGTCTGACGATTCCCAAGGCGCTGTTCTGGATCGTCATCGGCTATGTGCTGGCGGCCACGGTCATCGCCTTCTGGATCGGCCGGCCATTGATCCGGCTGAGTTTCCTCAACGAGATGCGCAACGCCACGTTCCGCTACGCGATGATCCGGCTCAAGGAGTCCGCGAGCGCGGTCGGCCTGTACCGCGGCGAGACGGTCGAACGAGATCGGTTACGCGACAACCTGTCCGATATCGCCGCGAACTATCGGCAGTGGCTGAGTCGGATGGTGCTGTTTTTGGGGTGGAACGGCTCGATGAGCCAGGTGATCAACCCGCTGCCCTACATCGTTCAGGCGCAGCGGCTCTTCGACGGTCGGATCTCCTTCGGCGACGTCATGCAGTCCGCGACCGCCTTCCAGGCGATCCACGACTCGCTGTCGTTCTTCCGCAACGCCTACGACTCGTTCGCGAGCTACCGGGCCGCCCTCATCCGCCTCGACGGGCTGACCGACGCGATCGAGCGCTCCGGCAGACTCCCGCGGCTGAGCGTGCAGAACAGCCACGAGGACGGGGTTCTGCAGCTGCGCAATGTCGACGTCCGCACGCCCGAGGGGCATTCGCTGATCAGGTCACTGGACCTGCGGCTGCATCCGGGAGAGAGCCTGGTGATCAAGGGGCCGTCGGGTAGCGGCAAGACGGTCCTGCTGGAGAGCCTGGCGGGCCTGTGGCCGTATGCCACCGGCGATGTGCACTTCCCCGTCGCCGCGGACGAGACGATGTTCCTGTCCCAGCTGCCCTACATCCCGCTGGGTGACCTGCGAGCCTCGGCGTCGTACCCGAGTGCGACGGGTGCGGTGTCCGATGCCGAGATCCAGCGGGCCCTCGTCACCGTGGCGCTTCCGCATCTGGTGATCCGGGTCAAGGAGGTCAAGGACTGGGCCAAGGTGTTGTCGGTGGGTGAGCAGCAGCGCATGGCCTTCGCCCGCATCCTGCTCAACGAGCCGAAGGTCGTGTTCCTCGACGAGTCCACCTCGGCGATGGACGAGGGCCTGGAGCTGATGCTCTACGAACTCATCCGATCGGCGCTTCCCGACGCAATTCTGGTCAGCGTGAGTCATCGGGACACCGTCGAGCAGCATCACGAGCAACAGCTGCAACTGCTGGGTGACGGCCAGTGGCGCCTCGACCGACTCACCAGGTCCATCTGA
- a CDS encoding GNAT family N-acetyltransferase, whose amino-acid sequence MDVRLHDSAAEFAAIAGNLYRRDPIGHTVELSGLAAPALPADAVLLTAWMDGRLAGAAVQTPPHPLMCGGLSAPTVEPAVTLLARTHSELSAVRGPNATAEAFASAWQRHTGAEPEVLTGERLHRLGDLVPPTAVPGEARPHRPDDVELLADWTARFFVEAFGSVAAPPAHRAFLDGLLQAGVRFVLWTQHRRPVSMAMIRPPVAGVSRIGPVYTPEDERGHGYGSAVTAAASRTATAMGADEVVLFTDIANPVPNAIYRRIGFRPVSDWLVIGFATTV is encoded by the coding sequence GTGGACGTACGCCTGCACGACTCCGCCGCCGAGTTCGCCGCGATCGCCGGGAATCTCTACCGGCGCGACCCGATCGGTCACACCGTCGAGCTCAGCGGCCTCGCCGCACCGGCGCTACCCGCCGACGCGGTGCTGTTGACGGCATGGATGGACGGCCGTCTCGCCGGTGCCGCGGTGCAGACCCCGCCGCATCCACTGATGTGCGGAGGGCTCAGCGCGCCGACCGTCGAGCCGGCCGTGACCCTGCTGGCGCGAACACATTCAGAGCTGAGCGCGGTGCGAGGTCCAAACGCCACGGCCGAGGCATTCGCCTCAGCCTGGCAGCGGCACACCGGCGCCGAGCCGGAGGTGCTGACCGGGGAGAGGCTGCACCGGCTCGGCGATCTCGTGCCGCCGACCGCGGTGCCGGGGGAGGCCCGCCCACACCGCCCCGACGACGTCGAGCTGCTGGCCGACTGGACGGCCCGGTTCTTTGTGGAGGCGTTCGGGTCGGTCGCAGCGCCACCAGCGCATCGAGCCTTCCTCGACGGACTCCTGCAGGCGGGCGTCCGATTCGTGCTCTGGACCCAGCACCGGCGCCCGGTCAGCATGGCGATGATCCGGCCGCCCGTGGCGGGGGTGAGCCGGATCGGGCCGGTGTACACACCCGAGGACGAACGCGGCCACGGCTACGGGTCGGCCGTGACGGCGGCGGCATCGCGAACCGCCACGGCGATGGGTGCCGATGAGGTGGTCCTTTTCACCGATATCGCCAACCCGGTGCCCAACGCGATTTATCGGCGAATCGGGTTCCGGCCCGTCTCCGATTGGCTGGTGATCGGGTTCGCGACCACGGTGTGA